In one window of Nocardiopsis aegyptia DNA:
- a CDS encoding DUF3566 domain-containing protein, translated as MTEEAESTQGAEDTEATEGVRDADEAEDTEAAGAGTVSEDTEDTTVSEAAQDSGKATVSAETERPEDSEDSEDSEGTTAAAAGAASGTSAERGGDETDAGHESVADRTEAGEAPVTDPKDAVPQGTNAVKATLSSRKAHLTVSRVEPWSVMKFSFVVSLVAFIVLFVAITVIYVTLSMLGVFDELTNMINALLEGDGSEDELGLNPAAWFSPGRVLGYTGVVGALNIVLITALSTVSAMLYNLVADLVGGVDVTLSEAE; from the coding sequence GTGACCGAGGAGGCCGAGTCCACCCAGGGGGCCGAGGACACCGAGGCCACCGAGGGCGTCCGGGACGCCGACGAGGCTGAGGACACCGAGGCGGCCGGGGCCGGCACGGTCTCCGAGGACACCGAGGACACCACGGTGTCCGAGGCGGCCCAGGACTCCGGGAAGGCCACGGTCTCCGCGGAGACCGAGCGCCCGGAGGACTCCGAGGACTCCGAGGACTCCGAGGGCACCACGGCCGCGGCCGCGGGGGCGGCCTCAGGCACGTCCGCGGAGCGGGGCGGGGACGAGACGGATGCGGGGCATGAGTCGGTGGCGGATCGCACGGAGGCGGGAGAGGCACCAGTGACGGATCCGAAGGACGCGGTCCCCCAGGGGACCAACGCCGTGAAGGCGACCCTGTCGAGCCGCAAGGCGCACCTGACGGTCTCCAGAGTGGAGCCGTGGTCGGTGATGAAGTTCAGCTTCGTCGTCTCCCTGGTCGCCTTCATCGTCCTGTTCGTGGCGATCACGGTGATCTACGTGACGCTGTCGATGCTGGGCGTCTTCGACGAGCTGACCAACATGATCAACGCGCTCCTGGAGGGCGACGGATCCGAGGACGAGCTGGGGCTCAACCCGGCCGCCTGGTTCTCGCCCGGGCGCGTGCTCGGCTACACGGGTGTGGTGGGAGCGCTGAACATCGTGCTCATCACCGCGCTGTCGACCGTGTCCGCGATGCTCTACAACCTGGTCGCCGACCTCGTCGGCGGTGTGGACGTGACGCTGTCCGAGGCCGAGTAG
- a CDS encoding thiamine pyrophosphate-requiring protein, which translates to MADLVADHVLARLREWGIEHVFSYSGDGINGLLGAWGRADNRPKFIQSRHEELSAFEATGYAKFSGRVGVCAATSGPGAIHLLNGLYDAKLDHVPVVAIIGQTNRSAMGGAYQQEVDLMSLYKDVAGDYLQMVTVPEQLPNVLDRAIRTAITRRTVTAVIIPSDVQELEYSPPTHDFKMVPSSLGVSRGQVMPSAEGLAKAAEILNAGERVAILAGQGARGAARELTEVADVLGAGVAKALLGKDVLSDEPTFVTGAIGLLGTRPSYELMRDCDTLLVVGSNLPYSQFLPDFDQARAVQIDIDPTMLGMRYPFECNLVGDATESLRMLLPLLERKTDRSWREKIENNVERWWQVLEQRAHVEADPVNPELVCHELSPLLPDNVIVTSDSGSAANWYARHLRFRQGMRGSLSGTLATMCPGAPYATGAKFAHPDRPVIALVGDGAMQMSGLNELITLSHYAKEWDDPRAIVAVFNNGDLNQVTWELRAMGGTPQFIPSQRIPDLSYAGFAESLGLLGIRVDSPEGVGDAWRRALAADRPALLEFVTDPAIPPIPPHATLDQMQSTAEALAKGDPEAWSVMAQGIKSKAQEFLPGKR; encoded by the coding sequence ATGGCCGACTTGGTCGCTGACCACGTACTGGCACGCCTGCGGGAGTGGGGGATCGAGCACGTCTTCTCCTACTCGGGCGACGGCATCAACGGTCTGCTCGGCGCCTGGGGGCGCGCCGACAACCGGCCCAAGTTCATCCAGTCCCGCCATGAGGAGCTGTCGGCGTTCGAGGCCACCGGCTACGCCAAGTTCTCCGGCCGCGTCGGCGTCTGCGCGGCCACGTCCGGGCCCGGCGCCATCCACCTGCTCAACGGCCTCTACGACGCCAAACTCGACCACGTCCCCGTGGTCGCGATCATCGGGCAGACCAACCGCAGCGCGATGGGCGGCGCCTACCAGCAGGAAGTCGACCTGATGTCGCTGTACAAGGACGTGGCCGGCGACTACCTGCAGATGGTCACGGTGCCCGAGCAGCTGCCCAACGTGCTGGACCGGGCGATCCGCACGGCGATCACGCGGCGCACGGTCACCGCGGTCATCATCCCGTCCGACGTGCAGGAGCTGGAGTACTCGCCGCCGACGCACGACTTCAAGATGGTGCCCTCCAGCCTGGGCGTCTCGCGCGGCCAGGTCATGCCCTCCGCGGAGGGGCTGGCGAAGGCCGCGGAGATCCTCAACGCCGGCGAGCGGGTCGCGATCCTGGCCGGGCAGGGGGCGCGCGGCGCGGCCCGGGAGCTCACCGAGGTCGCCGACGTCCTCGGCGCCGGCGTGGCCAAGGCCCTCCTGGGCAAGGACGTGCTGTCGGACGAGCCGACCTTCGTGACCGGTGCGATCGGCCTGCTCGGGACCCGACCGTCCTACGAGCTGATGCGCGACTGCGACACCCTGCTCGTGGTGGGCTCCAACCTGCCCTACAGCCAGTTCCTGCCGGACTTCGACCAGGCACGGGCCGTGCAGATCGACATCGACCCGACGATGCTCGGCATGCGGTACCCGTTCGAGTGCAACCTGGTCGGCGACGCCACCGAGTCGCTGCGGATGCTGCTGCCGCTGCTCGAACGCAAGACGGACCGGTCCTGGCGCGAGAAGATCGAGAACAACGTCGAGCGGTGGTGGCAGGTCCTCGAACAGCGGGCGCACGTCGAGGCGGACCCGGTCAACCCCGAACTCGTCTGCCACGAGCTGTCGCCGCTGCTGCCCGACAACGTGATCGTGACGTCGGACTCGGGGTCGGCCGCCAACTGGTACGCCCGCCACCTGCGCTTCCGCCAGGGCATGCGCGGGTCGCTCTCCGGCACGCTCGCGACGATGTGCCCGGGTGCGCCCTACGCCACGGGTGCGAAGTTCGCCCACCCCGACCGGCCGGTGATCGCGCTGGTGGGTGACGGGGCCATGCAGATGAGCGGCCTCAACGAGCTGATCACGCTCTCCCACTACGCCAAGGAGTGGGACGACCCGCGCGCCATCGTGGCCGTCTTCAACAACGGCGACCTGAACCAGGTCACCTGGGAGCTGCGCGCGATGGGCGGTACGCCGCAGTTCATTCCCTCGCAGCGGATCCCGGACCTGTCCTACGCCGGGTTCGCCGAGAGCCTGGGGCTGCTGGGTATCCGGGTCGACAGCCCGGAGGGTGTGGGCGACGCCTGGCGCCGGGCACTGGCCGCCGACCGGCCCGCGCTGCTGGAGTTCGTCACCGACCCGGCCATCCCGCCCATTCCGCCGCACGCCACGCTCGACCAGATGCAGAGCACGGCCGAGGCGCTGGCCAAGGGCGACCCGGAGGCGTGGTCGGTGATGGCGCAGGGGATCAAGTCCAAGGCCCAGGAGTTCCTCCCGGGCAAGCGCTGA
- a CDS encoding FAD-binding and (Fe-S)-binding domain-containing protein, translating into MAAEQDRLPGQDRLPGQGRPSGDATGTDTDPLFRDLVARVDGEVRFDTGTLAAYSTDASNYRQVPIGVVAPATVEDGVEAVAVCREHGAPVLSRGGGTSLAGQTVNHAVVLDWSKYCDGVLDVDPEKRTAVVEPGVVLDALNDRAGEAGRGLVFGPRPSTHGQCTLGGMIGNNSCGASAQAYGKTVDNVLRLEVLTYDGCRMWVGPTTDEEYDRILAEGGRRAEIHRELRALRDRYALAVRRRFPDIPRRVSGYNLDSLLPEHGFDVAAALVGSEGTLVTVLRAEVRLVRQPAASALVVCGFEDVFDAADAVPEVLEYGPHTLEGLDDKLIGYEVRKHLHPEAVRRMPEGAGWLMVQFGGADREEAVGRAREFADSSDAVRSRDVLVVDDPADQDRMWQAREAGLGATARVPDEADTWPGWEDSAVAPEHFGAYLRDLHALMEEFGYAYRSSFYGHFGHGCLHTRIPFDLSSPSGVDAYRRFAERAADLVVGYGGSLSGEHGDGRSRAELWPRMFGAELMPAFAEMKRIFDPDDRMNPGRLVRPGDGRPSPLDADLRLGPSRRPRETHTYFGYPHDDRDFDRAVQRCVGVGKCRTETGGVMCPSYRVTGEEEHSTRGRARLLSEMLRGDLIEDGWRSDRVEGALDLCLACKGCKTDCPVNVDMATYKAEFLAQHYEGRVRPAAHYALGWLPLWARAGSLAPEAANALSARPLLTGLGKRLAGLARERPVPAIAPRRFSDALRRRGSQGGDRGEVVLWPDTFTDNFHPQIGAAAVRVLESAGFRVRVPPRTPCCGLTWISTGQLGVARRVLRRTLRLLRDDIRAGTPIVGLEPSCTAVLRSDAVELFPDDELAAGLRDNVHTLAEFLHSHAPDWEPPRLDRVAVAQPHCHQHAILGFDEDARLLERTGAEVDVLDEGCCGLAGDFGFEDGHYAVSMAVAENGLLPAVRSADQRALLLADGFSCRTQIEQAGVGRQAVHLAEALDLAQRGALPRERPERAATRFAPPRTVPEYDPAEIAEEAVRAGRRVGRP; encoded by the coding sequence ATGGCCGCGGAACAGGACCGGCTCCCCGGGCAGGACCGGCTCCCCGGGCAGGGCCGGCCCTCCGGGGACGCGACGGGGACGGACACCGACCCCCTGTTCCGGGACCTGGTGGCACGCGTGGACGGCGAGGTGCGGTTCGACACGGGCACACTGGCCGCGTACTCCACGGACGCCTCCAACTACCGCCAGGTGCCGATCGGCGTGGTCGCGCCGGCCACCGTGGAGGACGGGGTCGAGGCGGTGGCCGTGTGCCGCGAGCACGGCGCCCCGGTCCTGTCCAGGGGCGGCGGCACGAGCCTGGCCGGGCAGACCGTCAACCACGCGGTCGTGCTCGACTGGTCCAAGTACTGCGACGGCGTCCTCGACGTCGATCCGGAGAAGCGCACCGCGGTCGTGGAACCGGGTGTGGTCCTGGACGCGCTCAACGACCGTGCGGGCGAGGCCGGCCGGGGCCTGGTGTTCGGCCCGCGGCCCTCCACCCACGGCCAGTGCACGCTCGGCGGGATGATCGGCAACAACTCGTGCGGAGCCAGCGCGCAGGCCTACGGCAAGACCGTGGACAACGTCCTCCGGCTGGAGGTGCTGACCTACGACGGGTGCCGGATGTGGGTGGGCCCGACCACGGACGAGGAGTACGACCGGATCCTGGCGGAGGGCGGGCGCCGCGCCGAGATCCACCGCGAGCTGCGCGCGCTGCGGGACCGGTACGCCCTCGCCGTCCGCCGGCGCTTCCCCGACATCCCCCGGCGCGTCTCGGGCTACAACCTCGACTCCCTGCTGCCGGAGCACGGGTTCGACGTCGCGGCGGCGCTCGTGGGTTCGGAGGGGACCCTGGTGACCGTGCTGCGGGCGGAGGTGCGCCTGGTCCGGCAACCGGCGGCCTCGGCCCTCGTGGTGTGCGGTTTCGAGGACGTCTTCGACGCGGCCGACGCCGTGCCCGAGGTCCTGGAGTACGGCCCGCACACCCTGGAGGGGCTGGACGACAAGCTCATCGGCTACGAGGTCCGCAAGCACCTGCACCCCGAGGCGGTGCGGCGGATGCCTGAGGGCGCCGGATGGCTGATGGTCCAGTTCGGGGGCGCCGACCGCGAGGAGGCCGTCGGACGCGCCCGCGAGTTCGCGGACTCGTCCGACGCCGTGCGGAGCCGGGACGTCCTCGTGGTGGACGACCCCGCGGACCAGGACCGGATGTGGCAGGCGCGCGAGGCCGGCCTGGGAGCCACGGCCCGGGTACCGGACGAGGCCGACACCTGGCCGGGCTGGGAGGACTCCGCGGTGGCACCGGAGCACTTCGGCGCCTACCTGCGGGACCTGCACGCGTTGATGGAGGAGTTCGGGTACGCGTACCGGTCCTCGTTCTACGGCCACTTCGGCCACGGGTGCCTGCACACGCGCATCCCCTTCGACCTGTCGTCGCCCTCGGGGGTGGACGCCTACCGCCGGTTCGCCGAGCGGGCCGCCGACCTGGTGGTCGGCTACGGGGGGTCGCTGTCCGGCGAGCACGGGGACGGGCGGTCCCGCGCCGAGCTGTGGCCCCGGATGTTCGGTGCCGAGCTCATGCCCGCGTTCGCCGAGATGAAGCGGATCTTCGACCCCGACGACCGGATGAACCCCGGCAGGCTCGTCCGTCCCGGCGACGGGCGCCCCAGCCCGCTCGACGCGGACCTGCGGCTGGGGCCCTCCCGCCGACCGCGCGAGACCCACACGTACTTCGGCTATCCGCACGACGACCGCGACTTCGACCGGGCGGTCCAGCGCTGCGTCGGTGTGGGCAAGTGCCGCACGGAGACCGGCGGGGTCATGTGCCCGAGCTACCGCGTCACCGGGGAGGAGGAGCACTCCACCCGGGGACGCGCCCGGCTGCTCTCCGAGATGCTGCGCGGCGACCTGATCGAGGACGGGTGGCGCTCCGACCGGGTGGAGGGCGCCCTGGACCTGTGCCTGGCGTGCAAGGGCTGCAAGACCGACTGCCCGGTCAACGTCGACATGGCGACCTACAAGGCCGAGTTCCTCGCCCAGCACTATGAGGGCCGCGTGCGCCCGGCCGCGCACTACGCGCTGGGCTGGCTCCCGCTGTGGGCCAGGGCCGGGTCGCTGGCGCCGGAGGCGGCCAACGCCCTGAGCGCCCGTCCGCTGCTGACCGGCCTCGGCAAGCGCCTCGCCGGCCTGGCGCGGGAGCGCCCGGTCCCGGCGATCGCGCCCCGGCGCTTCAGCGACGCCCTGCGCCGGCGCGGGAGCCAGGGGGGCGACCGCGGCGAGGTCGTGCTGTGGCCGGACACCTTCACCGACAACTTCCACCCGCAGATCGGGGCCGCGGCCGTCCGGGTGCTGGAGTCGGCGGGATTCCGCGTCCGGGTGCCCCCGCGCACGCCTTGCTGCGGGCTGACCTGGATCTCCACCGGTCAACTGGGCGTGGCGCGCCGCGTGCTGCGGCGCACCCTGCGCCTGCTGCGCGACGACATCCGCGCCGGGACGCCGATCGTGGGCCTGGAACCCTCGTGCACGGCGGTGCTGCGCTCCGACGCGGTCGAGCTGTTCCCCGACGACGAACTCGCCGCCGGGCTGCGGGACAACGTCCACACCCTCGCCGAGTTCCTGCACAGCCACGCGCCCGACTGGGAACCGCCGCGCCTGGACCGGGTCGCCGTCGCCCAGCCCCACTGCCACCAGCACGCAATCCTGGGCTTCGACGAGGACGCCCGGCTGCTGGAGCGCACCGGTGCCGAGGTGGACGTCCTCGACGAGGGGTGCTGCGGCCTGGCGGGCGACTTCGGTTTCGAGGACGGGCACTACGCCGTGTCGATGGCCGTCGCCGAGAACGGCCTGCTCCCCGCCGTCCGCTCGGCGGACCAGCGCGCGCTGCTGCTGGCGGACGGGTTCAGCTGTCGGACGCAGATCGAGCAGGCGGGGGTCGGGCGCCAGGCCGTGCACCTGGCCGAGGCGCTGGACCTGGCCCAGCGCGGAGCGCTGCCCCGGGAGCGCCCGGAGCGGGCGGCCACGCGGTTCGCCCCGCCGCGCACGGTGCCCGAGTACGACCCGGCCGAGATCGCCGAGGAGGCGGTGCGCGCGGGACGCCGGGTGGGACGGCCGTGA
- a CDS encoding enolase C-terminal domain-like protein, translated as MNGADMGGAADPLVTGVEAAVYTVPTDRPSADGTLSWDSTTMVLVRVRGGGLEGLGWTYGPAACASVVRDLLADQVRGRPVLDVPAALAAMIRAVRNAGRPGAVGYAVSAVETALWDLKARVVGLPLYRLLGAARTGAPLYGSGGLTSYGDDVLREQLSHWVHEQGFTRVKIKIGEGWGRRERRDLERLAIAREAVGPDVELFADANGAYSDKQAIRLAGALADLDVRWLEEPVSSDDLDGLRRVRGSVPADVAAGEYGFDLTYFQRMCAAGAVDCLQADITRCGGLLEFARAATVAAAHGLELSAHCAPYLHRHAVLPLTNLRHLEWFHDHVRIETRFFDGADPPVDGVLYPDRDRPGLGLDLREADADAYRTG; from the coding sequence GTGAACGGCGCGGACATGGGTGGCGCCGCCGATCCGCTGGTCACCGGGGTGGAGGCGGCGGTGTACACCGTGCCCACCGACCGGCCCTCGGCGGACGGCACGCTCTCCTGGGACTCGACCACGATGGTGCTCGTCCGTGTGCGCGGGGGCGGCCTGGAGGGCCTCGGCTGGACCTACGGGCCGGCCGCGTGCGCGTCCGTCGTCCGCGACCTGCTCGCCGACCAGGTCCGGGGGCGGCCGGTCCTGGACGTGCCCGCCGCCCTGGCGGCCATGATCCGCGCGGTGCGCAACGCGGGCCGCCCGGGCGCCGTCGGCTACGCGGTGTCGGCCGTGGAGACCGCGCTGTGGGACCTCAAGGCCAGGGTGGTCGGCCTGCCCCTGTACCGGCTGCTCGGCGCCGCCCGCACGGGTGCGCCGCTGTACGGCAGCGGCGGGCTGACCAGCTACGGGGACGACGTCCTGCGCGAGCAGCTCTCCCACTGGGTGCACGAGCAGGGCTTCACGCGGGTCAAGATCAAGATCGGCGAGGGCTGGGGGCGCCGGGAGCGCCGCGACCTGGAGCGCCTCGCGATCGCGCGCGAGGCGGTGGGGCCGGACGTGGAGCTCTTCGCCGACGCCAACGGCGCCTACTCCGACAAGCAGGCGATCCGGCTCGCGGGCGCGCTGGCCGACCTGGACGTGCGCTGGCTGGAGGAGCCGGTCTCCTCCGACGACCTGGACGGGCTCCGGCGCGTCCGGGGCTCGGTCCCGGCGGACGTGGCCGCGGGAGAGTACGGGTTCGACCTCACCTACTTCCAGCGGATGTGCGCGGCGGGGGCGGTGGACTGCCTCCAGGCGGACATCACCCGGTGCGGCGGACTCCTGGAGTTCGCCCGCGCGGCGACCGTGGCCGCCGCCCACGGGTTGGAGCTGTCGGCGCACTGCGCGCCGTACCTGCACCGCCACGCGGTCCTGCCGCTGACGAACCTGCGGCACCTGGAGTGGTTCCACGACCACGTCCGCATCGAGACCCGCTTCTTCGACGGCGCGGACCCGCCGGTCGACGGCGTGCTGTACCCGGACCGCGACCGCCCGGGGCTCGGCCTGGACCTCAGGGAGGCCGACGCGGACGCCTACCGCACGGGCTGA
- a CDS encoding LPXTG cell wall anchor domain-containing protein: MVFPSPVSARRVLQGGITFAAFGALSVAASVPAHAENGEVGYAYTSAADEGRIFGIYLRGGDVGGYGGPLYDGEVYSDSVHSITVDVVEDDLSARVMFRELRIELTEADIEAMREAAEDGVSQPGLENAGDGSGETVLQASYADPEIAVTQNWAGDREFSHDPGTESVEVNELGAEISFSTGTAAWHETLEDRSLVYQGLDAEQELWGGIQTLDMVVSFPDEGFSVSYRVGEAIVASDTAPAGDGDGDGDDGDTGGDGTGEGDGDDETPGEDGTDGEGDGSGQDGNGEGDGTDGEGDGDSQDGNGQDGNGQGADSGSEGDQDSAENTAGEGADDPLAQTGSPVAGLIAAGAAVAAGGGAALYWGRRRKAASAGTEEPSQS; the protein is encoded by the coding sequence TTGGTTTTCCCTTCCCCCGTCTCCGCCCGTCGCGTACTCCAGGGCGGCATCACCTTCGCCGCGTTCGGCGCGCTGAGCGTCGCGGCTTCCGTTCCCGCCCACGCCGAGAACGGAGAGGTCGGTTACGCGTACACGAGTGCCGCCGACGAGGGCAGGATCTTCGGGATCTACCTGCGAGGGGGTGACGTCGGCGGCTACGGTGGCCCCCTCTACGACGGTGAGGTGTACTCCGACTCCGTCCACAGCATCACGGTGGATGTGGTGGAGGACGACCTCTCCGCCCGCGTGATGTTCAGGGAACTGCGCATCGAGCTCACGGAAGCCGACATCGAGGCGATGCGGGAGGCAGCCGAGGACGGGGTGTCCCAGCCCGGCCTCGAAAACGCCGGGGACGGGTCCGGCGAGACGGTCCTCCAGGCCTCCTATGCCGATCCCGAGATCGCGGTCACCCAGAACTGGGCGGGCGACAGGGAGTTCTCCCACGACCCGGGTACGGAGTCCGTCGAGGTGAACGAACTCGGCGCCGAGATCTCCTTCTCCACCGGGACGGCCGCCTGGCACGAGACCCTTGAGGACCGGTCTCTGGTGTACCAGGGGTTGGACGCTGAGCAGGAGCTGTGGGGCGGGATCCAGACCCTGGACATGGTCGTGTCCTTCCCCGACGAGGGGTTCAGCGTCTCCTACCGGGTCGGAGAGGCCATCGTCGCCTCGGACACGGCCCCCGCCGGGGACGGCGATGGCGATGGCGACGACGGGGACACCGGCGGCGACGGGACCGGTGAGGGCGACGGCGACGACGAGACCCCCGGTGAGGACGGGACCGACGGCGAGGGCGACGGGTCCGGCCAGGACGGGAACGGCGAAGGCGACGGGACCGACGGCGAGGGCGACGGAGACAGCCAGGACGGGAACGGCCAGGACGGAAACGGCCAGGGCGCCGACTCCGGGAGCGAGGGAGACCAGGACTCCGCCGAGAACACGGCTGGGGAGGGGGCCGACGATCCCCTCGCGCAGACCGGTAGCCCGGTCGCGGGCCTGATCGCCGCCGGTGCCGCGGTCGCCGCCGGAGGCGGCGCGGCGCTCTACTGGGGCCGCCGCAGGAAGGCCGCGTCCGCGGGCACCGAGGAGCCGAGCCAGAGCTGA
- a CDS encoding helix-turn-helix domain-containing protein, whose protein sequence is MTVPTDEPPSGRDRLRELLDAVLDEDSTRLADMADRAHSSPFHFSRRLSRDTGESPVALRRRVLLERAAWQIGQGSSVTDAAFAAGYESVEGFIRAFTRAFGHPPGATTAGSGRWLPAPNGVHFHPPIHLWVEGNPRSRPAMDLTALQIHHDVDDTALLIRLAAELPEEDYRKVWSPGRTVLTWDGPEESIAATLEHLVRSKEVWLASIEGSDFPARGFDDPASLMSRHEEAGARWIAAVDDMGRRDAWGDRLIDALCDPPESFLLGGVVAHVLTYAAHRRQAVRHMLRSSGVEVGHGDPLEWLQNRNERRGDTP, encoded by the coding sequence ATGACCGTTCCCACCGACGAACCGCCCTCCGGGCGCGACCGTCTGCGCGAGCTTCTCGACGCGGTCCTGGACGAGGACAGCACCCGGCTGGCGGACATGGCGGACCGCGCCCACTCCTCACCCTTCCACTTCAGCCGCCGGCTCTCCCGCGACACCGGGGAGTCGCCCGTGGCGCTGCGCCGCAGGGTCCTGCTGGAGCGGGCCGCCTGGCAGATCGGCCAGGGCAGCAGCGTCACCGACGCGGCCTTCGCGGCCGGGTACGAGTCGGTGGAGGGCTTCATCCGGGCCTTCACCCGCGCGTTCGGTCACCCGCCCGGTGCCACCACCGCCGGGAGCGGGCGGTGGCTGCCCGCCCCGAACGGCGTCCACTTCCACCCGCCGATCCACCTGTGGGTCGAGGGGAACCCGAGGAGCCGACCGGCCATGGACCTGACCGCACTCCAGATCCACCACGACGTGGACGACACCGCGCTGCTCATCCGCCTGGCCGCGGAGCTGCCCGAGGAGGACTACCGGAAGGTGTGGAGCCCCGGCCGTACCGTCCTGACCTGGGACGGGCCGGAGGAGTCCATCGCCGCCACCCTGGAGCACCTCGTGCGGTCCAAGGAGGTCTGGCTCGCCTCCATCGAGGGCTCGGACTTCCCCGCACGCGGCTTCGACGACCCGGCGTCGCTGATGTCCCGCCACGAGGAGGCGGGAGCGCGCTGGATCGCGGCCGTGGACGACATGGGGCGCAGGGACGCCTGGGGCGACCGGCTCATCGACGCCCTGTGCGATCCGCCGGAGAGCTTCCTGCTGGGCGGGGTCGTGGCGCACGTACTGACGTACGCGGCGCACCGCAGGCAGGCCGTCCGGCACATGCTGCGGTCCTCGGGGGTCGAGGTCGGCCACGGGGACCCGCTCGAATGGCTCCAGAACCGCAACGAACGACGAGGAGACACACCATGA
- a CDS encoding dihydrofolate reductase family protein yields the protein MRTVYNTATSLDGFIADQDNSLEWLFAVEEPEPGGGEGGSADDTEDATALGETEDFIAKAGAIVMGATTYEWIVEHEGGKPWPYSVPTWVLTHRELPRIEGDLRFASADTDQELRDLHASMVEAAGGRDVWVVGGGRLAADLARLGLLDEVVVSVAPVSLGGGAPLLDGRVRLRALEARLLGPFACLRYEVVHD from the coding sequence ATGAGGACCGTCTACAACACCGCCACCAGCCTCGACGGGTTCATCGCCGACCAGGACAACTCCCTGGAGTGGCTGTTCGCGGTGGAGGAGCCCGAACCAGGAGGCGGGGAAGGCGGGTCCGCCGACGACACCGAGGACGCCACCGCCCTCGGCGAGACCGAGGACTTCATAGCCAAGGCGGGCGCGATCGTCATGGGCGCGACCACCTACGAGTGGATCGTGGAGCACGAGGGCGGCAAGCCCTGGCCCTACTCGGTGCCCACATGGGTCCTCACCCACCGCGAGCTCCCGCGGATCGAGGGGGACCTGCGCTTCGCCAGTGCCGACACCGACCAGGAGCTGCGAGACCTGCACGCGAGCATGGTCGAGGCCGCGGGCGGGCGCGACGTGTGGGTGGTCGGCGGTGGCCGCCTGGCCGCGGACCTGGCCCGGCTGGGCCTGCTCGACGAGGTCGTCGTGTCCGTCGCGCCGGTCAGCCTGGGCGGGGGCGCTCCCCTGCTCGACGGACGGGTGCGCCTGCGCGCCCTGGAGGCCAGGCTGCTGGGCCCCTTCGCCTGCCTGCGCTACGAGGTCGTCCACGACTGA
- a CDS encoding MBL fold metallo-hydrolase, producing MKLTKNTHSCVRVDRGGRALVLDPGQFGTGDELADAEAILITHEHPDHFDEGRVREALEADAATQVWTTGAVAERLSSGFPGRVHVVGHGDAFTAAGLQVRVYGEYHAVIHPDVPRIANVGFLVEDSLFHPGDALTVPDSPVETLLLPLAAPWSKTQEVVDYVREVAPTRTVDVHDALLSPIGTAVFDRMVGSLTPSENSRLEVGDSTDV from the coding sequence ATGAAGCTCACGAAGAACACCCACTCCTGCGTCCGCGTGGACAGGGGCGGTCGCGCCCTGGTCCTGGACCCCGGCCAGTTCGGCACCGGGGACGAACTCGCGGATGCCGAGGCGATCCTCATCACCCACGAGCATCCGGACCACTTCGACGAGGGCCGTGTGCGGGAGGCGCTCGAAGCCGACGCCGCCACGCAGGTGTGGACGACCGGAGCCGTCGCCGAGCGGCTCTCGTCCGGCTTCCCAGGAAGGGTGCACGTCGTCGGCCACGGTGACGCCTTCACCGCGGCCGGCCTCCAGGTGCGGGTGTACGGCGAGTACCACGCCGTCATCCACCCCGACGTGCCCCGGATCGCCAACGTGGGCTTTCTGGTCGAGGACTCCCTCTTCCACCCGGGTGACGCCCTGACCGTGCCCGACAGCCCGGTGGAGACCCTGCTGCTCCCCCTGGCCGCGCCCTGGAGCAAGACCCAGGAGGTCGTCGACTACGTCCGCGAGGTCGCCCCGACGCGCACCGTCGACGTCCACGACGCGCTGCTGAGCCCTATCGGCACCGCCGTCTTCGACAGGATGGTGGGGTCCCTGACCCCCTCGGAGAACAGCCGCCTGGAGGTCGGGGACTCCACCGACGTCTGA
- a CDS encoding VOC family protein gives MDMTNIDSITLDVADTTAADRFYSTAFGLGPQVRLRASQEPSAGFRGYTLSLMVSQPADVDALVGAALDAGATELKPVAKSFWGYGGVVRAPDGSIWKVATGAKKNSGPATRGIDDMVLLLGVEDVAASKRFYVDHGLTVAKSFGRVYVEFESGERPVKLALYRHKALAKDAGVPAEGSGSHRLTIGGGAGAFTDPDGFAWEAAAPAHSS, from the coding sequence ATGGACATGACGAACATCGACTCCATCACCCTCGACGTGGCCGACACGACGGCCGCCGACCGCTTCTACTCCACCGCCTTCGGCCTGGGCCCGCAGGTGCGCCTGCGTGCCTCGCAGGAGCCGTCGGCCGGGTTCCGCGGGTACACCCTGTCGCTCATGGTGTCCCAGCCCGCCGACGTCGACGCCCTCGTCGGAGCCGCCCTCGACGCCGGCGCGACGGAGCTCAAGCCCGTCGCGAAGTCGTTCTGGGGCTACGGCGGCGTCGTCCGGGCTCCGGACGGATCCATCTGGAAGGTGGCGACCGGGGCGAAGAAGAACTCCGGTCCCGCCACGCGGGGGATCGACGACATGGTGCTCCTGCTGGGCGTCGAGGACGTGGCCGCGAGCAAGCGGTTCTACGTCGACCACGGCCTGACCGTGGCCAAGAGCTTCGGCCGCGTGTACGTCGAGTTCGAGTCGGGGGAGAGACCGGTCAAGCTGGCGCTGTACCGGCACAAGGCGTTGGCCAAGGACGCCGGCGTGCCCGCCGAGGGCAGCGGTTCGCACCGGCTCACCATCGGCGGCGGAGCCGGGGCCTTCACCGACCCCGACGGGTTCGCGTGGGAGGCCGCGGCCCCGGCCCACTCCTCCTGA